GGCCCGCAGCAGCAGACCCGCGGGCGTACGTAACACCATCACCATGGCCGCTATCACCACCCCGACCACGACCAGCGTATACAGATAGCGTGCCTGGTCACCGTCGAGTGCGGCCATGCCCCAGACGGGCTGGATCGGCGGAATCCCGGCGAGGCCGTCGGTCCCTCCGGTGACGGAGCTCCACCGACTGGCGGCGGTCACCGTCAGTTCGCCGATGGCCAGGGTAATCATCAGGACGACGACGCCTCGGGCGTACACCACCAGCGGCACGGTGAGGAGCGCGAACAGCCCGCCGGCCAGCGCCCCGGTCAGCACCTGCACCACCCCGACCGACGAGACGTGCACGGCGACGAGGGCACTGGCGTAGGCACCGGCCGCGAACGGGCCGGTCTGACCGAGGGTGGGCAGCCCGGCGAGGCCGGTCAGCAGCGCCACGCTCACCCCGACCAGTGCGAGCACCAGGGTGCGGGCGAAGACCGAGGTGGTGTACGTGTCCACCAGCCAGGGCACGGCCACCGCGAGGACGAGCAGCCCGACGACCCCGGCCCGGAGCAGCCAGCGCCGGCCGGCCGGGGTCACGCCGTACCTCCGAGCCGGGGCCGGAGCCGCAGCCATCGCCCGGACAGGCCCCGGGCCCGGACGGCGAGCACCACGGCCATCGCCGCGAACAGCAGGAACGGCGCGGCCGTCGGCGCCAGCGCGACGCCGAGACTCTGGATCTCGCCGACCGCGAGGGCG
The nucleotide sequence above comes from Plantactinospora soyae. Encoded proteins:
- a CDS encoding branched-chain amino acid ABC transporter permease yields the protein MTPAGRRWLLRAGVVGLLVLAVAVPWLVDTYTTSVFARTLVLALVGVSVALLTGLAGLPTLGQTGPFAAGAYASALVAVHVSSVGVVQVLTGALAGGLFALLTVPLVVYARGVVVLMITLAIGELTVTAASRWSSVTGGTDGLAGIPPIQPVWGMAALDGDQARYLYTLVVVGVVIAAMVMVLRTPAGLLLRASRDDEGRMRASGHRVTGYLAVAFTAAGVVAGIAGSLLVTAQQYVSPADFGFDVSALLLLGVVIGGATSIGGAIAGTALVIAVRDWLSGLLPGYAPLLLGGLFVLTAYLFPRGVAGFSTDVAGLLRSRSGERNGRAGRDGYDHRGGAPPAGVGAAGPPVSGSGVDA